In Pocillopora verrucosa isolate sample1 chromosome 13, ASM3666991v2, whole genome shotgun sequence, one genomic interval encodes:
- the LOC131772242 gene encoding lactadherin-like, with protein MESGQITDGQVTASSYFNGDDRYAPKHGRLNKVSGSSGSLGAWAAGQENIHQWIQVDLGVQNMAVTRVATQGRNNDEERVKSYKLQYSNNMVYFQYYREAASPLIDKVFDGNRDSNTVVYHDLNLPISARYIRFRPTSWFYWPSMRVELYGCPQECKAALGMENGKILDGQISASSEHSSSLAAIHGRLHYQGPQGNDGAWAASTNDFHQWLQIDLGSQFFKVKGVATQSRQNVMQYVTKYKLQYSNNGLNFKFYREEGSYENKLFIGNSDKNNVVSHDLNPPIRARFIRFRPREWFKHISMRVELYGCQGMV; from the exons ATGGAGAGTGGGCAAATAACAGACGGGCAGGTCACTGCTTCTTCATATTTTAATGGTGATGATAGATATGCCCCCAAGCATGGAAGACTCAATAAAGTTAGTGGGTCATCAGGAAGCCTTGGAGCTTGGGCAGCCGGTCAAGAAAATATCCATCAATGGATTCAAGTGGATCTAGGGGTACAGAATATGGCCGTTACACGCGTTGCAACCCAAGGAAGAAATAACGATGAAGAGAGGGTGAAGTCTTACAAATTGCAGTACAGTAACAATATGGTATATTTTCAATACTACAGGGAGGCAGCATCTCCTTTAATAGATAAG GTCTTCGATGGAAACAGAGACAGTAACACCGTTGTTTATCATGACTTGAATCTCCCAATCAGTGCTCGCTATATCCGTTTCCGACCCACATCATGGTTTTACTGGCCGTCGATGAGAGTTGAACTCTATGGCTGTCCACAAG AATGTAAAGCAGCCCTGGGCATGGAAAACGGTAAAATTCTGGACGGACAAATCAGTGCCTCTTCAGAACACAGCAGCTCTCTTGCCGCTATTCATGGCAGACTGCACTATCAGGGGCCGCAAGGGAACGATGGAGCTTGGGCAGCTTCCACAAATGATTTCCATCAATGGCTCCAGATTGATCTGGGCAGTCAGTTCTTCAAGGTGAAAGGTGTTGCAACACAGAGCAGACAAAACGTGATGCAGTATGTTACGAAATACAAACTGCAGTACAGTAACAACGGCCTTAATTTTAAGTTCTATAGGGAAGAAGGTAGCTACGAAAACAAG CTCTTTATTGGAAACAGTGACAAGAACAATGTTGTATCACATGACTTAAACCCGCCAATCAGAGCACGCTTTATTCGATTTCGACCTAGAGAATGGTTTAAGCACATATCGATGAGAGTGGAACTCTACGGCTGTCAAGGTATGGTGTGA